From the Oceanibaculum indicum P24 genome, the window GTGTGCCGGCCAAGGAAGATGGCACCGGCATTGCGGATCTTCGCGGACAGCGCCTCGGGATCGGCGACCGCCAGTTCCAGATGCTCCGGCGCGATCTGGTCCACCAGCGGCACGGCATCATCCAATGCCGGCACGGTGATGATGGCGCCGTACTTCTCCCAGCTCTGGCGGGCGATGGCGCCGCGCGGCAGCACGGCCAGCTGGCGCTCCACGGCGGCGGCGGCGGCATCGGCGAAGTCGGCATCGTCGGTAATCAGCACCGATTGCGCATCGTCGGAATGCTCGGCCTGGCTCAACAGGTCGGCGGCGATCCAGTCGGGATCATTGTCGCGGTCGGCGACCACCAGGATTTCCGACGGGCCGGCGATGGAATCGATGCCGACGGTGCCGAACACCTGGCGCTTGGCCTCCGCCACATAGGCGTTGCCGGGGCCGACGATCTTGTCCACCGGCCGGATGGTCTGCGTGCCATAGGCCAGCGCACCGACCGCCTGCGCGCCGCCGAGGCGGTAGATTTCCGTGACGCCGGCCAGCTTCGCAGCGGCCAGCACCAGCGGGTTCAGCACGCCATCCGGCGTCGGCACGGTCATCACAATGCGCGGCACGCCCGCCACTTTGGCCGGCATGGCGTTCATCAGGACTGAGCTGGGATAGGCGGCCAGCCCGCCGGGCACATAGAGGCCGACAGCCTCCACCGCGCTCCAGCGCAGACCCAGTTCCACCCCCTCAGGGTCGGTATAGGAAAAACCGTCCGGCAATTGCCGGCGATGAAAGGATTCGATGCGGGCGGCCGCCACTTCCAGCGCCGCGATTTCGTCAGCACCGCAGGCGGCAAAGGCGGCATCCACCTCGGCCGCCGTCACCCGCATGGTCTCGGCGGTCAGGCTGACCCGGTCGAACTTGCGCGTATAGTCCAGCACGGCGGCGTCGCCCTCGTCGCGGACGCGCGACAGCACATCGCGCACCACGCCCATGACATCCACGCCATTGTCGCGATCCTCCGCCAGGAACGCCGCGAAATCGGCTGCGAAGCCGGTAGCGCCTGCATCCATCCTACGCGGCATTGGCCATCCCCTCCGACGCCTCGCGGAACCGGTCGATCCAGTGCATCATCTGCTCGGGCCTTGTCTTCAGCGCCGCACGGTTCACCGCCAGGCGGGAGCTGATCTCGGCGATCTGCTCCACCTCGACCAGGCCGTTCGCCTTCAGCGTCGCCCCGGTCGAGACCAGATCGACGATGCGCCGGCACAGGCCCAGGCTGGGGGCCAGCTCCATTGCGCCATTCAGTTTGATGCATTCGGCCTGCACGCCGCGCGCCGCGAAATGCCGGCGGGTGATGTCGGGATATTTCGTCGCCACGCGGACATGGCTCCAGCGGCGCGGATCGTCACGCCCGGCAAGGTCCACCGGCTCCGCCACCGACAGCCGGCACTTGCCGATGCCAAGGTCAAGCGGCGCATAGATTTCCGAATAGTTGAACTCCATCAGCACATCGCTGCCGGCCACGCCCAGATGCGCGGCGCCGAAGGCAACGAAGGTCGCCACATCGAAAGAGCGCACGCGGATGATGCTGATCTCCGGATGGTTGGTCGCGAAGGTGAGCTGCCGGCTATGCTCATCCTCGAACGCGGCCTCCGGCTCGATGCCGGCCTTGCGCACCAGGGGCATGACCTCCTTCAGGATACGGCCCTTGGGCAGTGCCAGGACCAGCGCTTCGTTCGCGTTCGCGGGCATGATCTTGTCTTCCGGTAAGGCGCCTTTCCGCGCGCCGACGATACAGGATCGCTTGACCTAGGACCAGACAGGCCCGGTGTCAACCGGCGCTTCGCCGCAGGCGGGCGCGAAGCCACTGGCGTCGCAGGAAAAAAAGACTATCGTGATGCGATAACAACAGCTTCGCGCGATTCCGCGCAGATCAGCCAGACATCGGGAGGAACCAATGGCCGAAACCGGCAGGAGCGAACACACGCAACGGCCATCGGTGCGCACGCTGGGCGGCATGGTGACGGCGGCGCATCCGCTGGCCGCCGATGCCGGCGCCGAGATGCTGCGCAAGGGCGGCAACGCCTTCGATGCCATCGCCGCCACGGCGGCGGCGCTGAATGTGGTGGAACCCTACATGTCCGGCTTCGCCGGCCTGGGCATGGCGAATTGCTGGGTGGCCTCGGAAGGGCGCGCCCGCTCGCTGGATTTCCACACCCCCTGCCCGGCCAATTTCCCCATCGACAGCGCCGACAAGGCGCGCATGGTGAACGGCCCGCTGGCCAGCGGCACGCCGGGCAACCTTGCCGGCTGGGCGACGCTGCAGAAGACGCATGGCCGGCTGAGCCTGGCCGAGGCACTGGCCCCGGCGATCGCGCTGGCGCGCAACGGCTACCCCATCACCGGCTTCTATCTCGACATGCTGAACGCGGTCAGCGCCCGCCCGATGAGCGCGGAGTGGGCGCGGGTCTATGCCTTCGGCGGTGCCGCGAAGCGCGGCATGATCCTGAAGCAGCCCGAGCTGGCCGACACGCTGGAGGCGATTGCCGCCAATGGCATCGGTCATCTCTATGGCGGGCCGCTGGGCAAGAAGCTGGCCGATTACATGGCGGGCAATGATGGCTGCATCAGTCTGGCCGACCTGGAGGCTGTGCGACCGATCTGGGAAGAGACGATCCAGGCGGAGTATCGCGGCCTGATCCTGAACGTGCCGCCGCCGCCCGCCGAATCCTTCCAGTTCCCGCTGACCCTGCGGCTGCTGGCGGGAACCGACTTCTCCAGCCTGCCGCATCTGGGCGCTGATCATCTGGACCGGGTGTTCCGCGCGGTGCGCGTCGCCGCCGAGCTGCGCATCCGCAACAACAAGCGCACGCCAGAACAAATCCTCGACCTGCTGTCGGAGAAAAGCGTCGCCCCCTTACGCGCGCTGGTCGAGGGCAAGGATGCCGTCTGGGGCCGCACCGAGCAGTTCGCCACCGGGCCGCTGGCCGAGGGGCCGAAGCTGAACGAGCAAACCACCTCCTTCTCCGCGATGGATGCCGAGGGCAATGCGGTGTGCCTGACGCAAAGCCTGGGCTCGCCCTGGGGGTCCGGCGTCGTCATCCCCGGCACTGGCGTGTGCCTGAACAATTTCCTGAACTGGACCGATCTGGACCCGGCCTCGCCGAACCGGCTGAAGCCTGGCGCGCGCTACGCCATGTGCCTCGCCCCCACCATCGGCACGCGCGACGGCAAGCTGGCGCTGACGCTGGGCACGCCGGGCAGTTACGGCATCCTGCAGACGCAAAGCCAGGCCATGGTGCACTGGCTGGATTACGGGCTGGAACTGCAAGCCGCCATCGACGCGCCACGCGGCCGGCTGTTCGATGGCCGAAAGGTCAATCTGGAGAGCCGGGTCAGCCCGGAGGTGATGGAAGAGTTGCGCGCACGCGGGCACGACGTCACGCCGCTGGGCGCCTATTCCTGGTCCTGCGGCGGCATGCACGCCATTGCCCGCGATGCCGTCACAGGCGCGCTGGAAGGGGCAGCCGACAGCCGGCGGGACGGTGCGGCGATACCGGTGCCAAAGCGCTGAAACACTTTTCAACACAGTTGCAAGGACACAAAAATCAGCTGTAATTTTAATAAAAAAACACTTTGTTAACGGTTACTCTGGAATATTGTCTGTGTGGACTAGCCAGAATGAGTGACAGCCGTATGGCCAGCGAGCGATTGCCCATCAGCAGCATGATGACCGGCGCTTCTCCGGTGGCTCCGGAATCGCTGGCGCAACGGCGGCAACGCAATGCCGATTATCAGTCGATCTTCGAGCATGCGACGGTTGGCCTCTACCGCTCCTCGCCCGATGGCACCGTGCTGCGCGCCAATCCCGCCCTCGTCGCCATGAACGGCTATGAGAGCGAGGCGCAGATGATCGAAGATCTGCGAATCAACGGAAATGCCTGGTACGTCTCGCCGACCCGACGCCGCGAATTCCAGGAGGCGATGGCGGCGAACGATTCGGTGAAGGAGTTCGTCTCCGAAGTCTATCGCATGCACACGCGCGAGCGGATCTGGGTGTCCGAGAATGCCTGGACCATCCGTGACGAGAACGGCACCGCGCTGTTCTATGAGGGCGTGGTCGAGGACATCACCAGCCGCGTAAAGGCGCAGGCGGAACTGGCCAAGGCGCGCGTCGCCGCCGAGGCGGCCTCCGAGGCCAAGAGCACCTTCCTGGCCGTCATGAGCCACGAGCTGCGCTCGCCGCTGAACGCGATCATCGGGTTTTCCGAGATCATCTCCCGGCGGCTCTATGGCGACAGCGACCCGCGCTATTTCGACTATGCCGAGGATATCCGCGTCAGCGGCTCGCAGCTGCTGGCGCTGATCGAAGATATTCTCGACCTGTCGAAGATCGGCGCCGGCCACATGCATCTGCGTGAAGCCATCGTCGATACTCCCAGCATCGCCATCGGCACCGTCCGGCTGTTCGCGGCCAGCGCCCAGAAGGCCGGGCTGCATCTTTCAGCCAGCTTCCCCGAGGGCTATCCCGCACTGAACGCCGATGCCGTGCGGCTGAAGCAGGTGATGACCAATCTGGTTGCCAACGCGATCAAGTTCACGCCGGCCGGCGGCGACGTGGCCATCGGCGGCCAGGAGACCGAGGACGGGTTGTGCTTCTGGGTCTCCGATACCGGCTGCGGCATGACCAAGGAAGAAGCCGTCAGGGTGCTGGAGCCCTTTGTGCAGATCGAGGACAACATGACCCGCAGCCGCGGCGGCACCGGCCTGGGCCTGCCGATCAGCAAAGACCTGGTCGAGCTGCATGGCGGCCGGCTGACCATCGACAGCGAAAAGGGCAAGGGTACGCGCGTGCTGGTCTGGCTGCCGCGCACCCGGATCGTAGAGTAGGATTAAGAGGGCCGCGGGCTCCGCAGGTAGGGCACCAGCGCCGCCAGCAGCGCGACAGCGGCCGCCGCGAATATCCAGGCGAACACGCCTGCAGGGGCCAGACCGGCGCCAGTCGCGGTCTCGGCGATCCAGCCGAAACCCGCCGAGGCGATTGCGTATCCCAGAAACACGAAGCTGTTCAGCACGCCGAAGCCGCGCCCTCGCGCTGACGCCGGCAGCACGCCTTTGCCCTGCGTCATCAGCAGCGGGTGGATGTTGCCGATGGTGAACAGCAGCGAGATCAGCCCGACACTGAGCAGCACATCGGCCGCCGGCAGCAGCGCCAGCGCCACCGCCCCCAGGAAGGTCACCGCCAGCCAGACCGTGGCGATGGGCTTGGTGTTCCAGCGTCTTACCAGCAGCGGCACGGCGAAGGCCGACAGCAGCCCGAACAGGCTGGCGACCGTCATCGCCTCGCCGCGCGACACCGCATCCAGACCGAACACGTCGGACAGATATGGCCCGCCCCAGGCATTGCGGAAGGTGATGCCGGCGGCCAGCACCAGGCAGGCCGGGATCAGCGTCCACAGCACCGGCAAACGCAGCACGGCAAGGCAGGCCCGCGCGGTTTCCCCAGCGGTCTCCTGCGGGCCTTCGCCGATCCGCCGGTCGCGCACGAAGTGCCATACGCCCAGCATTGCCAGCAGTGTCATCGCCGCCGCCATCGCCAGCGCCGGACGCCAGCCGAACAGGTAGGTCGCCCAGCCGAGCGGCGCCGCCGCCATGAAGGCGCCCGCCGTGCCGATGGCGCTGGTCAGCGTCACCGCCTGCACGAAGCGCGGTTCCGGCAGATGGTGGGAGCAGTAGTACATCAGCCCCATGAAGATCGGCGCGCAGGCAAGGCCCAGCGCCACCTGCGCCACCACGGCGAGTGCCGCATTCGGTGTCACCGCGAACAGCGCGGCAC encodes:
- the hisD gene encoding histidinol dehydrogenase; its protein translation is MPRRMDAGATGFAADFAAFLAEDRDNGVDVMGVVRDVLSRVRDEGDAAVLDYTRKFDRVSLTAETMRVTAAEVDAAFAACGADEIAALEVAAARIESFHRRQLPDGFSYTDPEGVELGLRWSAVEAVGLYVPGGLAAYPSSVLMNAMPAKVAGVPRIVMTVPTPDGVLNPLVLAAAKLAGVTEIYRLGGAQAVGALAYGTQTIRPVDKIVGPGNAYVAEAKRQVFGTVGIDSIAGPSEILVVADRDNDPDWIAADLLSQAEHSDDAQSVLITDDADFADAAAAAVERQLAVLPRGAIARQSWEKYGAIITVPALDDAVPLVDQIAPEHLELAVADPEALSAKIRNAGAIFLGRHTPEAVGDYVAGPNHVLPTSRTARFSSGLGVLDFMKRSTLIRCDAASLGRIGPAAVTLAVAEGLDAHARSVAIRLGNGG
- the hisG gene encoding ATP phosphoribosyltransferase; the encoded protein is MPANANEALVLALPKGRILKEVMPLVRKAGIEPEAAFEDEHSRQLTFATNHPEISIIRVRSFDVATFVAFGAAHLGVAGSDVLMEFNYSEIYAPLDLGIGKCRLSVAEPVDLAGRDDPRRWSHVRVATKYPDITRRHFAARGVQAECIKLNGAMELAPSLGLCRRIVDLVSTGATLKANGLVEVEQIAEISSRLAVNRAALKTRPEQMMHWIDRFREASEGMANAA
- a CDS encoding PAS domain-containing sensor histidine kinase; the protein is MSDSRMASERLPISSMMTGASPVAPESLAQRRQRNADYQSIFEHATVGLYRSSPDGTVLRANPALVAMNGYESEAQMIEDLRINGNAWYVSPTRRREFQEAMAANDSVKEFVSEVYRMHTRERIWVSENAWTIRDENGTALFYEGVVEDITSRVKAQAELAKARVAAEAASEAKSTFLAVMSHELRSPLNAIIGFSEIISRRLYGDSDPRYFDYAEDIRVSGSQLLALIEDILDLSKIGAGHMHLREAIVDTPSIAIGTVRLFAASAQKAGLHLSASFPEGYPALNADAVRLKQVMTNLVANAIKFTPAGGDVAIGGQETEDGLCFWVSDTGCGMTKEEAVRVLEPFVQIEDNMTRSRGGTGLGLPISKDLVELHGGRLTIDSEKGKGTRVLVWLPRTRIVE
- a CDS encoding MFS transporter, which encodes MQDSTKAIVALTFAYILSQFFRSFLAVIAPELMADLDLTPALFGWLSSVFFLAFGAAQIPVGIAFDRYGVGRPTTILLGVGVVGAALFAVTPNAALAVVAQVALGLACAPIFMGLMYYCSHHLPEPRFVQAVTLTSAIGTAGAFMAAAPLGWATYLFGWRPALAMAAAMTLLAMLGVWHFVRDRRIGEGPQETAGETARACLAVLRLPVLWTLIPACLVLAAGITFRNAWGGPYLSDVFGLDAVSRGEAMTVASLFGLLSAFAVPLLVRRWNTKPIATVWLAVTFLGAVALALLPAADVLLSVGLISLLFTIGNIHPLLMTQGKGVLPASARGRGFGVLNSFVFLGYAIASAGFGWIAETATGAGLAPAGVFAWIFAAAAVALLAALVPYLRSPRPS
- a CDS encoding gamma-glutamyltransferase family protein yields the protein MAETGRSEHTQRPSVRTLGGMVTAAHPLAADAGAEMLRKGGNAFDAIAATAAALNVVEPYMSGFAGLGMANCWVASEGRARSLDFHTPCPANFPIDSADKARMVNGPLASGTPGNLAGWATLQKTHGRLSLAEALAPAIALARNGYPITGFYLDMLNAVSARPMSAEWARVYAFGGAAKRGMILKQPELADTLEAIAANGIGHLYGGPLGKKLADYMAGNDGCISLADLEAVRPIWEETIQAEYRGLILNVPPPPAESFQFPLTLRLLAGTDFSSLPHLGADHLDRVFRAVRVAAELRIRNNKRTPEQILDLLSEKSVAPLRALVEGKDAVWGRTEQFATGPLAEGPKLNEQTTSFSAMDAEGNAVCLTQSLGSPWGSGVVIPGTGVCLNNFLNWTDLDPASPNRLKPGARYAMCLAPTIGTRDGKLALTLGTPGSYGILQTQSQAMVHWLDYGLELQAAIDAPRGRLFDGRKVNLESRVSPEVMEELRARGHDVTPLGAYSWSCGGMHAIARDAVTGALEGAADSRRDGAAIPVPKR